In Qingshengfaniella alkalisoli, a single genomic region encodes these proteins:
- a CDS encoding response regulator transcription factor — MTIRAMIIDDHQIFRQGVRSVLEDEGDITVIAEAANAAEALELAPRMRPDVVTVDIRLGGLDGIQLVRRLKSLPSPPGCVVLSTYEDKEYLLGALAAQADAYLLKSNSYETLASAIRAVHRGERTLSHELIATMMEEYRRVATQQIRRDSGLSPRDVQMLRILAAGGRSQDIADQLAMTEITVKRRVQEITLKLDAANRVQAVAEAIRRGVI; from the coding sequence ATGACCATTCGCGCCATGATCATTGATGATCATCAGATCTTTCGTCAGGGCGTGCGCAGCGTCCTGGAGGACGAAGGCGATATTACCGTCATTGCCGAGGCCGCCAATGCCGCGGAGGCGCTGGAGCTTGCTCCTCGCATGCGTCCCGATGTGGTAACCGTCGATATCCGGTTGGGCGGGCTAGATGGCATTCAACTCGTGCGACGGCTGAAGAGCCTGCCTTCGCCACCGGGATGCGTGGTACTGTCGACCTACGAGGACAAGGAATACCTTCTCGGTGCCTTGGCGGCGCAGGCCGACGCCTACCTGCTGAAGTCCAATTCCTACGAAACGCTGGCATCCGCCATTCGCGCCGTGCACCGCGGCGAACGCACACTGTCGCATGAACTGATCGCAACCATGATGGAAGAATACCGCCGCGTTGCCACGCAGCAGATCCGCCGTGACAGTGGTCTTAGTCCACGTGACGTACAAATGCTGCGCATTCTGGCGGCGGGGGGAAGATCACAAGACATCGCAGATCAATTGGCCATGACAGAAATCACGGTCAAACGCCGGGTCCAGGAAATCACCTTGAAATTGGATGCCGCCAACAGGGTACAGGCCGTCGCAGAGGCGATCCGACGCGGTGTGATATAA
- a CDS encoding GAF domain-containing sensor histidine kinase has product MGLVITETELPEGTLAAHPRFRDDDEGLHASRLQRIGAVGLEEAERSGLTARLDRALRVAGASWGALVLGSGRASQLTIRGPAPDSMRRLLTDLRSSLGNFAPEVVRKRALASGDKLVVAPLLSIEAQVGALIIAIPRAAGSTENAAELAELAADDLVGFLDVASHARQIAHIRGHLSLIHQLGQQMTTIHDRSLLFREITRLIRQSLGYEHIQLLLTDDDTSRVELAHADGPYAEKLAVAGCSATLGHGIIGRVAQSGRLWNSPDVRSDAHFAPNSLLPDTRSELALPLRLGQRVIGVLDIQSDIYSAFPREDVVLLQTIADQIAPAIEQHRLFAAERRERELSDTLADVSRIISSKLEQDHVLGAVLRELRRVVPYRGSRVTLQGEDGLMRAVAAVGFPDNARVMSHSFAPNSAPLSRPVIEQHETLVIQDVRREKQWSWHPGTEQIVSWLAVPLVHGRDCVGWLCVDWPEPDFFTADHARILRAFSEQAVVAIENARLFERARHLSSGLEREVAQRTRQLELAHQDISAKAEELRLLCRRLVQIQESERQRIAYELHDSVAQSILAATYQLQSIRRRVGEDPKLEQRILECQKTLDDSHHEMKQIIYALRPTLLDEMGLVAALDNHTSAIRRHVGIDLSFDVRGTPVTLAPEVELAIYRIVQEACQNCVRHSGAAHLGVAIDFNNNELQVSVADDGRGFVEDTDEPGLGLVGMRERSRSVGGELILETRPGRGTKIVFTLSPESTAA; this is encoded by the coding sequence ATGGGCCTAGTTATCACGGAAACCGAACTGCCTGAAGGGACACTGGCCGCGCACCCTCGTTTTCGCGATGACGATGAGGGCCTTCACGCCTCACGCCTTCAGCGGATCGGCGCCGTCGGTCTGGAAGAGGCTGAACGCTCAGGTTTGACAGCACGGCTGGACCGGGCCTTGCGTGTCGCCGGTGCTAGCTGGGGGGCGCTGGTGCTTGGCAGCGGGCGCGCCAGCCAACTGACTATCAGAGGTCCGGCTCCCGATAGCATGCGCCGACTTCTCACGGATCTGAGATCCTCACTGGGCAACTTCGCACCAGAGGTTGTTCGCAAACGGGCTCTGGCAAGTGGCGACAAATTGGTCGTCGCACCATTGCTGTCGATCGAGGCTCAAGTCGGAGCACTCATCATTGCGATACCTCGTGCGGCTGGCTCTACCGAGAATGCCGCTGAATTGGCTGAACTCGCGGCAGATGATCTGGTGGGCTTTCTCGATGTGGCGAGTCACGCGCGCCAGATCGCGCATATACGGGGACATTTGTCGCTGATCCATCAACTCGGTCAGCAGATGACGACCATTCATGACCGCAGTCTGTTGTTTCGCGAAATCACACGGCTGATCCGGCAATCCCTGGGCTACGAACACATCCAGTTGCTGCTGACGGACGACGACACAAGCCGCGTCGAACTTGCGCATGCGGACGGCCCGTATGCGGAGAAGCTCGCCGTTGCGGGATGCTCGGCCACCCTGGGCCACGGGATCATCGGTCGGGTGGCACAGTCGGGACGGCTGTGGAACTCGCCCGATGTGCGCAGCGATGCTCATTTCGCGCCCAACAGCCTTCTGCCGGATACACGATCCGAGCTGGCCCTGCCCCTGCGTCTTGGTCAACGCGTGATTGGTGTGCTGGACATTCAAAGCGACATCTACAGCGCATTTCCCCGCGAGGATGTGGTCCTGCTACAGACGATCGCAGATCAGATCGCTCCCGCCATCGAACAGCACCGGTTGTTTGCCGCCGAGCGGCGCGAGCGGGAGCTGTCGGATACACTGGCCGACGTGTCGCGTATCATTTCCTCAAAGCTGGAGCAGGATCATGTGCTCGGCGCGGTGTTGCGCGAACTGCGCCGCGTCGTGCCCTACCGCGGCAGCCGCGTCACCCTGCAGGGCGAGGACGGTCTGATGCGCGCCGTTGCTGCAGTGGGCTTTCCCGACAACGCGCGGGTGATGAGTCACAGCTTCGCGCCGAATTCCGCCCCTCTGTCGCGCCCCGTGATCGAACAGCACGAAACACTTGTAATCCAAGACGTGCGGCGCGAAAAGCAATGGTCGTGGCATCCCGGCACCGAACAGATCGTGTCATGGCTCGCCGTGCCGCTGGTTCACGGGCGTGATTGCGTCGGGTGGCTCTGCGTGGACTGGCCCGAACCGGATTTCTTTACGGCAGACCATGCGCGCATACTCAGGGCCTTCTCGGAGCAGGCCGTTGTGGCCATAGAAAACGCCCGCCTGTTCGAGCGCGCGCGCCACCTGAGCAGCGGCCTGGAACGCGAGGTTGCGCAGCGCACCCGACAATTGGAACTTGCCCATCAGGATATCAGTGCCAAGGCCGAAGAACTGCGCCTGCTCTGCCGCCGCTTGGTGCAGATACAGGAATCCGAACGCCAACGTATTGCCTATGAGCTACACGACAGCGTGGCCCAGTCGATCCTGGCGGCGACATACCAGCTACAAAGCATTCGCCGGCGTGTCGGCGAGGATCCCAAGCTGGAGCAGAGGATTCTGGAGTGCCAAAAGACGCTTGACGACTCTCATCACGAAATGAAGCAGATCATCTACGCGCTGCGTCCAACCCTGCTGGACGAGATGGGCCTCGTAGCTGCGCTGGACAATCATACCTCCGCAATCAGGCGGCATGTCGGGATCGACCTGTCCTTCGACGTCCGGGGCACGCCGGTGACGCTCGCGCCGGAGGTCGAGCTGGCCATCTACCGGATCGTGCAGGAGGCGTGCCAGAACTGCGTTCGCCATTCCGGCGCCGCGCATCTCGGGGTGGCAATCGATTTCAACAACAACGAGTTGCAGGTGAGCGTCGCGGATGACGGGCGTGGTTTCGTCGAAGACACCGACGAACCGGGCCTCGGACTGGTTGGTATGCGAGAACGATCGCGTTCCGTCGGGGGCGAGCTGATCCTCGAAACCAGACCCGGCCGAGGAACCAAAATTGTCTTTACACTCAGCCCGGAGAGCACTGCAGCATGA
- a CDS encoding amidohydrolase family protein, with protein MASADTYLRNTRLMSDDRIFSGSPLMDDGTTVEMPLNAVPPTVNTQALALKVRPDQSLVDYMLWGWISDLQSVLSAMLTEGVVRHGLSLPYLAGMISTSPARIMGIYPRMGTARPGSDADLVIVDPDCAFCLRVSDLQYRNAHSAYVGKECAGKVARTFRRGQT; from the coding sequence ATGGCCAGCGCCGACACCTATCTGCGCAACACCAGGCTGATGTCCGACGACAGGATTTTTTCGGGCAGCCCGCTGATGGACGACGGCACTACCGTCGAGATGCCCCTCAACGCCGTACCGCCGACGGTTAATACACAGGCGCTGGCCCTGAAAGTCAGGCCAGACCAAAGCCTCGTCGATTACATGCTCTGGGGCTGGATTTCGGACCTCCAGTCGGTGCTGTCCGCGATGTTGACCGAAGGTGTAGTGCGACACGGTCTCTCGCTACCCTATCTTGCCGGGATGATAAGCACCAGCCCGGCCAGGATCATGGGGATATATCCGCGTATGGGAACCGCCCGTCCCGGAAGCGATGCGGATTTGGTCATCGTGGACCCAGACTGCGCGTTTTGTCTTCGCGTGTCTGATCTTCAATACCGCAACGCACACAGCGCCTATGTCGGAAAAGAGTGCGCAGGTAAGGTCGCCAGAACTTTCCGGCGTGGACAAACTTAG
- a CDS encoding DUF6282 family protein, whose product MATYEPFYGRTMELPDELLVGAIDSHVHAGPVLRSNPGHFDPIQVAQMARDAGLRSILYYDVFGWASGTAWMVNRYMKDFRTYGGYLMNSCHDGMNPRAVRTALNLGDGCRMISFGSHCTHHSAMAESAFVDGELVPFKDAIPGFRERELERAIRIPLDGPVPDALKEILDMVAERPEVYLNTGHVSGPEALRIVELAQAAGIEKVLVAHPARTLLSVDEQKSLAQKGVFLEACAVDFGGPAMPHTHYYVERELMDMHSVVHGKAMRWLQGIRDVGPEQFVLATDYGIRVLPSPIEGMRMMISMLLYFGFSIEEVRLMTATNPARLIGME is encoded by the coding sequence ATGGCAACTTACGAACCCTTCTACGGACGCACGATGGAACTGCCCGACGAATTGCTCGTCGGCGCAATCGACAGTCACGTTCACGCGGGGCCGGTGCTTCGGTCCAATCCCGGTCATTTCGACCCGATACAGGTTGCACAGATGGCGCGGGATGCGGGGCTGCGGAGCATCCTGTACTACGATGTATTCGGATGGGCTTCGGGCACGGCCTGGATGGTCAACCGCTACATGAAGGATTTCCGGACCTATGGCGGCTACCTGATGAACTCCTGTCATGACGGGATGAACCCGCGCGCTGTGCGCACTGCACTGAATCTCGGCGATGGGTGTCGGATGATCAGTTTCGGATCGCACTGCACACACCATTCGGCGATGGCGGAGTCGGCGTTCGTCGATGGCGAACTCGTGCCGTTCAAGGATGCCATCCCCGGCTTCCGGGAAAGGGAGCTGGAGCGCGCCATCCGCATTCCACTCGACGGTCCGGTGCCTGATGCGCTCAAGGAGATCCTGGACATGGTGGCCGAGCGGCCCGAGGTCTATCTGAACACCGGTCACGTGTCAGGCCCCGAGGCCCTGCGGATCGTCGAACTGGCACAGGCGGCGGGGATCGAAAAAGTGCTTGTCGCGCACCCTGCCCGGACGCTCCTGTCAGTTGACGAACAAAAATCTCTGGCTCAGAAAGGTGTGTTTCTCGAAGCCTGTGCTGTTGACTTCGGCGGCCCAGCGATGCCGCATACACATTACTACGTCGAACGGGAACTGATGGATATGCATTCCGTCGTACACGGCAAGGCTATGCGATGGTTACAGGGAATCCGCGATGTCGGCCCGGAGCAGTTCGTCCTTGCAACCGATTACGGCATTCGCGTCCTCCCCTCGCCGATCGAAGGGATGCGGATGATGATCTCGATGCTGCTGTATTTCGGTTTCTCCATCGAAGAAGTGCGACTGATGACGGCCACTAACCCCGCGCGGTTGATCGGGATGGAATGA
- a CDS encoding DUF6282 family protein produces the protein MIHENFYDRSMDLPSELLVGAIDSHVHAGPVLRSNPGHQDPFEVAVEARDAGMRSIVYYDVFGWASGTAWMVNRHVPGIRTFGGYLMNSCHGGLNPRSVRTALYMEQGCCFISFGSHCTEFSASRESTIIDGELVPLKDAFPKFAAEEIPRSVRIPVDGPISDDLAEILEMIAAHPDVYLNTGHVSGPEVLRLLDLAEEFGIQKVLIAHPARQQLSVEQQKDAARRGVFLEGCLVDWLYPHAPRTHYYVEKEYMDRSGDMPRKRPTASQWMADIREVGPEHFVLATDYGIRAASTPVQGMRTLITTLLDYEFTPEEIRTMTAHNPARLLGLEPE, from the coding sequence ATGATACACGAGAACTTCTATGACCGGTCGATGGATCTGCCCTCCGAATTGCTCGTGGGTGCCATTGACAGCCATGTCCATGCCGGGCCTGTCCTGCGCTCGAACCCCGGGCATCAGGACCCATTCGAAGTGGCGGTTGAAGCACGCGATGCGGGCATGCGTTCCATCGTCTATTACGACGTGTTCGGCTGGGCGTCCGGCACGGCGTGGATGGTGAACCGCCATGTTCCCGGCATTCGGACTTTTGGTGGGTACCTGATGAATTCCTGCCATGGCGGGCTGAATCCACGCTCGGTCAGAACGGCGCTCTACATGGAACAAGGCTGCTGTTTCATCAGCTTCGGTTCGCACTGCACCGAATTCTCCGCAAGCAGGGAATCGACGATCATCGATGGCGAACTCGTTCCACTGAAGGATGCATTTCCGAAATTTGCCGCAGAAGAAATACCACGTTCAGTCAGGATTCCGGTCGATGGACCGATTTCAGACGATCTGGCCGAAATTCTGGAGATGATCGCCGCCCATCCCGATGTTTACCTCAATACCGGCCATGTCTCCGGCCCAGAGGTTCTCAGGCTGCTGGACCTGGCTGAAGAGTTCGGCATCCAGAAGGTTCTGATCGCTCATCCCGCCCGCCAGCAACTGAGCGTAGAACAGCAAAAGGACGCCGCGCGGCGCGGTGTGTTTCTTGAAGGGTGCCTCGTGGACTGGCTCTATCCGCATGCCCCGCGCACACATTACTACGTCGAAAAGGAATACATGGATCGCAGCGGCGACATGCCACGCAAACGCCCGACCGCGTCGCAGTGGATGGCCGATATCCGTGAAGTCGGCCCGGAACATTTCGTGTTGGCAACGGATTACGGCATTCGCGCGGCCTCGACCCCGGTTCAGGGGATGCGAACACTGATCACGACCTTGCTGGATTATGAATTCACGCCCGAGGAAATCCGCACCATGACCGCTCACAACCCGGCGCGCCTGCTTGGCCTCGAGCCGGAATAG
- a CDS encoding ABC transporter ATP-binding protein, with product MNMDPVLSVRQVSRLFNNPDDPEAISVGARDVSLDISAGETVGLIGESGCGKSTLARCLVGLDRPETGEILIGHRNLTNLNGRDLRRFRKNTQIVFQRPETCLNPRMSVRQFVTQPLRNFAVVPRREEAARIEKLARLVGLDPSMLDRFPRQLSGGERQRVAIMRALACEPKVVVLDEPTSALDVSVQAQVLRTLKQLREETGTAFLFISHDIAVVRYMCERVIVMYLGSIVEEGPAERVLTSPAHPYTQALLDASPRIHPLERDPVALHGELVLGNVRPGECPMRARCPFAHERCVTDPPRTSVGQDHFATCWLAQDRAAGKTRPTP from the coding sequence ATGAATATGGACCCTGTGCTCTCCGTTCGGCAGGTTTCGCGCTTGTTCAACAATCCCGACGACCCCGAGGCGATCAGTGTTGGCGCGCGTGACGTGAGCTTGGATATCTCTGCCGGTGAGACAGTGGGCCTCATCGGCGAAAGCGGCTGCGGCAAAAGCACGTTGGCGCGTTGCCTTGTCGGATTGGACCGCCCCGAAACGGGAGAGATCCTGATCGGACACCGCAATCTGACCAATCTCAATGGTCGTGATCTGCGCCGGTTTCGCAAGAACACCCAGATCGTGTTCCAACGACCGGAAACCTGCCTGAACCCGCGTATGAGCGTTCGACAGTTCGTGACGCAGCCACTGCGAAATTTTGCCGTTGTGCCGCGTCGTGAAGAAGCGGCGCGGATCGAAAAGCTTGCACGGCTGGTCGGCCTGGATCCGTCTATGTTGGACCGCTTCCCCCGCCAGCTATCGGGTGGCGAACGCCAACGGGTAGCCATCATGCGGGCGCTCGCTTGTGAACCCAAGGTGGTGGTGCTGGACGAACCGACCTCGGCGCTGGATGTATCGGTTCAGGCCCAGGTGCTTCGCACGCTCAAACAGCTACGTGAAGAAACAGGCACAGCCTTTCTCTTCATCAGCCATGACATAGCGGTTGTACGTTACATGTGCGAACGCGTGATCGTGATGTACCTGGGCAGTATCGTCGAAGAGGGCCCCGCCGAGCGCGTCCTGACGTCACCGGCGCACCCGTATACGCAGGCCTTGCTGGACGCGTCCCCCCGCATCCATCCACTGGAGCGTGACCCTGTGGCCCTTCACGGAGAACTTGTGCTGGGAAACGTGCGCCCCGGGGAGTGCCCCATGAGGGCGCGCTGTCCATTCGCGCATGAACGCTGTGTCACCGACCCTCCCAGAACGTCGGTAGGGCAGGATCACTTTGCAACTTGCTGGCTCGCGCAGGATCGCGCCGCCGGGAAAACACGACCAACCCCATGA
- a CDS encoding ABC transporter ATP-binding protein has translation MAEPMLTIDGLCIDSTRGGERRRIVDGLSLRVHPGEVYGLVGESGSGKSISMMSSVGLAARGLDVVAGSVSIGSTPLPARDQKGLRGSLSRGASLLFQNAKGALNPYMMVARQVERALGKAGRGRDRRAEVEELFRVVGLSYHDHGRKYPHQISGGQAQRVAMACALATKPRLLIADEPTTALDVTTEGELLRFLTGMCRERGMALVLIAHNLSLVSVYCDRISIMHAGQLVETGKRSLLFKNPLHPYTQGLIAAVPDVDNPHELVPLKGSVWGGPARAARCRFSHRCPQAQPICNTARPPSIRRGDQSVQCVLYDEVSK, from the coding sequence ATGGCCGAACCGATGCTCACCATAGACGGTTTGTGCATCGACAGCACCCGCGGCGGCGAACGCCGGCGGATCGTCGATGGACTGTCACTCCGCGTGCATCCCGGCGAGGTCTACGGGCTGGTTGGCGAAAGCGGATCGGGAAAATCCATCTCGATGATGTCTTCCGTTGGCTTGGCGGCGCGGGGGCTGGATGTCGTGGCCGGCAGTGTTTCCATCGGGTCCACCCCGCTTCCTGCACGCGACCAGAAGGGGCTGCGCGGATCGCTGTCGCGCGGCGCATCGCTTCTGTTCCAGAATGCCAAAGGCGCGCTGAACCCCTATATGATGGTGGCTCGTCAGGTCGAGCGCGCACTGGGGAAGGCCGGACGAGGCAGGGACCGCCGCGCCGAGGTCGAGGAACTGTTCCGCGTCGTCGGGTTGAGCTACCACGACCACGGCCGAAAATACCCTCATCAGATCAGCGGGGGCCAGGCGCAGCGCGTGGCCATGGCATGCGCGCTCGCCACGAAGCCGCGCCTGCTCATTGCCGACGAACCGACGACCGCGCTCGACGTAACCACAGAGGGGGAGTTGCTGCGGTTTCTCACCGGCATGTGCCGCGAACGTGGCATGGCGCTGGTGCTGATCGCGCACAACCTGTCCCTTGTATCGGTTTATTGCGACCGTATCTCGATCATGCATGCGGGTCAGCTCGTCGAGACAGGCAAACGGTCACTGCTGTTCAAAAACCCCCTTCATCCCTACACGCAAGGACTGATCGCGGCAGTCCCGGACGTCGACAATCCCCATGAACTGGTGCCGCTCAAAGGCAGCGTCTGGGGCGGCCCGGCACGGGCGGCGCGTTGCCGGTTCTCGCATCGCTGTCCACAGGCCCAGCCGATCTGCAACACCGCCCGACCACCCTCGATACGGCGAGGCGATCAAAGCGTGCAGTGTGTTCTCTACGACGAGGTGAGCAAATGA
- a CDS encoding ABC transporter permease, which produces MSLSTPEFSTDMVAGRNMARAAGSAPRRSMWTRLYRGVFGGDMLGLIGSVVLAILVLLSIFGPALVTHDPVLTTPDTLQPPSAEHWLGTDHFGRDVFSRTITSLRIDFTVAATGVAGAILIGSFVGLVCGYVGGLADEIFMRFVDIVQSFPLLLVAMVLVLVLGPGVFSIVVVTVLINIPTYARVIRGEALRKKTLEYIDAARCSGASETSILFRHLMPNTLGPIIVHASLNLAAAVGNVAVLSFLGIGIRPPTPDLGVMVAEGTNYLVQGAWWMSVCPGLVLVAAIFSLNLLGDCLEGRLDPSRAEG; this is translated from the coding sequence ATGTCCTTATCGACCCCCGAATTCAGCACTGACATGGTGGCGGGACGCAACATGGCCCGCGCGGCAGGTTCCGCGCCGCGGCGCTCGATGTGGACGCGGCTCTATCGCGGCGTGTTCGGTGGCGACATGCTCGGTCTGATTGGCAGTGTCGTGCTGGCCATCCTGGTGCTGCTGTCGATCTTCGGCCCGGCACTGGTCACCCATGATCCGGTGCTGACGACGCCGGATACGCTTCAGCCGCCTTCGGCCGAGCACTGGTTAGGCACTGATCATTTCGGTCGCGATGTCTTCTCGCGCACGATCACGTCACTGCGGATCGATTTCACCGTGGCGGCGACTGGCGTCGCGGGGGCCATCCTGATCGGCTCCTTCGTCGGGCTGGTCTGCGGTTATGTCGGTGGGCTCGCGGATGAGATCTTCATGCGGTTTGTCGATATCGTGCAGTCCTTTCCACTCTTGCTTGTCGCGATGGTTCTGGTTCTGGTGCTGGGCCCCGGCGTGTTCTCCATCGTCGTCGTTACGGTTCTGATCAACATCCCAACCTATGCCCGGGTCATTCGCGGCGAAGCGCTGCGCAAAAAGACCCTGGAGTACATCGACGCGGCACGGTGTTCGGGGGCTAGTGAGACCTCTATCCTGTTCCGCCATCTCATGCCCAACACGCTCGGGCCGATCATCGTGCACGCAAGCCTGAACCTTGCAGCTGCGGTCGGCAATGTCGCGGTGCTGTCCTTTCTCGGAATCGGGATTCGCCCTCCGACGCCAGATCTCGGCGTGATGGTGGCAGAAGGTACGAACTACCTTGTGCAGGGTGCGTGGTGGATGAGCGTCTGCCCCGGTCTCGTCTTGGTTGCCGCGATCTTCAGTCTGAATCTGCTGGGTGACTGTCTGGAAGGCCGGCTCGACCCAAGCCGGGCGGAGGGATGA
- a CDS encoding ABC transporter permease, translated as MSIPPLARYVLRRLLISLLVLIGVSAIAFSMAYLLPSDPVTSKYPDVTDELRAEIRAQMGLDQPLIVQYARYLGSVFRGDFGVSFGTGNTVAADLAIRIPATLELALAGILFGLLVGLPMGIVSAVTYGRLADTIMRILNLLAQSIPAFWLGVVLIFYLYFQWRLVPTPVGRLSPMLIAPPSVTGFLTIDAMLAGDWDVARTAFHQLMLPAFVLGLGVVSPIARITRSAMSEALGEDYVTFGRALGLSWWRLVLGDALRGAMVPIVTTFGFIVGNVLAGAAIVETVFAWPGLGRYVVTAITTSDMAPVSTCILLIASCVALTNLLVDLAYVLIDPRIQH; from the coding sequence ATGTCGATACCTCCGCTGGCGCGCTATGTCCTGCGTCGCCTTCTTATCAGCTTGCTTGTCCTGATCGGTGTCAGCGCAATCGCCTTTTCCATGGCTTATTTGCTGCCCTCCGATCCGGTGACAAGCAAGTACCCGGATGTTACGGACGAGCTGCGCGCCGAGATCCGCGCCCAGATGGGCCTCGACCAACCGCTGATCGTTCAATACGCACGCTATCTGGGATCTGTGTTCCGCGGGGACTTCGGCGTTTCCTTCGGCACCGGAAACACGGTGGCCGCCGATCTGGCTATCCGTATCCCCGCGACGCTTGAACTGGCCCTCGCCGGCATCCTGTTCGGCCTGCTGGTGGGATTGCCGATGGGAATCGTCAGCGCGGTCACCTATGGCCGCCTGGCTGACACGATCATGCGCATCCTCAACCTGCTGGCGCAGTCCATCCCCGCCTTCTGGCTCGGCGTCGTCCTGATCTTCTACCTGTATTTCCAGTGGCGCCTGGTGCCGACCCCGGTCGGGCGGCTCTCGCCCATGCTCATTGCTCCGCCGAGTGTCACCGGTTTTCTGACTATCGACGCGATGCTAGCCGGCGACTGGGACGTGGCCCGGACCGCGTTTCATCAGTTGATGCTGCCCGCCTTCGTCCTCGGCCTCGGTGTCGTTTCACCCATCGCGCGCATCACCCGCTCGGCCATGAGCGAGGCACTAGGTGAAGACTACGTCACCTTCGGACGTGCCCTGGGCCTGAGTTGGTGGCGGCTTGTTCTGGGCGACGCGCTACGCGGGGCGATGGTACCTATCGTCACGACCTTCGGATTCATCGTGGGCAATGTTCTGGCCGGGGCGGCCATCGTGGAGACCGTTTTCGCCTGGCCGGGGCTGGGGCGCTACGTCGTGACGGCGATCACGACCAGCGACATGGCCCCCGTTTCGACCTGTATTCTGCTCATCGCGTCCTGCGTGGCGCTGACCAATCTACTTGTGGATCTCGCTTATGTCCTTATCGACCCCCGAATTCAGCACTGA